In a single window of the Amycolatopsis sp. cg5 genome:
- a CDS encoding MFS transporter, with amino-acid sequence MTETLGAPPKKGVLWTPEHRFTTGGLLLLVTLVAFEAMGVATAMPTMVAALHGQDLYSWPFTGFLVASVVATVLSGRLGDRKGPVPALLGGLVVFVGGLLVAGSAQNMATLLAGRVLQGVGSGFFLVAFSLLIALTYTDRERPVMYAATAAAWVLPAVLGPFVGGLVTVHFGWRWVFLGLVPFVAVGTAMLVVVTRRLPPHVPGERQQRASVTAAVATALGIAALSWAAQHPSLLALAYGAAALVVLAVALRKLLPTGTLSGRRGLPTVVAARGLIAAAYASMEAFLPLTMSAVHGYSPSMAGLPLTLTALGWSAGSAVQGRYPDWSRENSLRLGFALVALGLVGFLMVSQPWLPGWIAFVVCTIGGAGMGIAMPAISVLLYRYSPESERGFNTSALQLVDWVGSALLIGVGGVLLAALASAEHPGPAVAVLAVITIGIACSGVFLTGRWPEKA; translated from the coding sequence ATGACGGAGACACTGGGGGCACCGCCCAAGAAGGGCGTGCTGTGGACGCCGGAACACCGCTTCACCACGGGCGGGCTGCTGCTGCTCGTCACGCTGGTGGCGTTCGAGGCGATGGGTGTGGCGACCGCCATGCCGACCATGGTCGCCGCGCTGCACGGGCAGGACCTGTACTCGTGGCCGTTCACCGGTTTCCTGGTCGCCAGTGTCGTCGCGACCGTGCTGTCCGGACGGCTCGGTGACCGCAAGGGCCCGGTGCCCGCGCTGCTCGGCGGGCTGGTCGTCTTCGTCGGGGGCCTGCTGGTGGCGGGCAGCGCGCAGAACATGGCCACGCTGCTGGCCGGGCGGGTGCTCCAAGGTGTCGGCTCCGGCTTCTTCCTGGTCGCGTTCTCGCTGCTGATCGCGCTCACCTACACCGACCGCGAGCGCCCGGTGATGTACGCGGCCACCGCCGCCGCGTGGGTGCTGCCCGCCGTGCTGGGGCCGTTCGTCGGCGGGCTGGTCACCGTCCATTTCGGCTGGCGGTGGGTGTTCCTCGGGCTGGTGCCGTTCGTGGCGGTCGGCACGGCGATGCTGGTCGTGGTCACCCGCAGGCTCCCGCCGCACGTGCCCGGTGAACGGCAGCAGCGCGCCAGCGTGACCGCCGCGGTCGCGACCGCGCTCGGTATCGCCGCGCTGAGCTGGGCCGCGCAACACCCGTCACTCCTCGCGCTCGCCTATGGAGCCGCCGCGCTGGTCGTGCTCGCCGTCGCGCTGCGGAAGCTGCTGCCCACCGGGACGCTCAGCGGCAGGCGCGGACTGCCGACCGTGGTCGCCGCGCGCGGGCTGATCGCCGCCGCGTACGCCTCGATGGAGGCGTTCCTGCCGCTGACCATGTCGGCCGTCCACGGCTACAGCCCGTCGATGGCGGGCTTGCCGCTGACGCTGACCGCGCTCGGCTGGTCGGCGGGCTCGGCGGTGCAGGGCCGTTACCCGGACTGGTCGCGCGAGAACTCGCTGCGGCTCGGGTTCGCGCTGGTCGCGTTGGGTCTGGTCGGGTTCCTGATGGTCAGCCAGCCGTGGCTGCCCGGCTGGATCGCGTTCGTGGTCTGCACCATCGGCGGCGCCGGGATGGGCATCGCCATGCCCGCCATTTCGGTGCTGCTCTACCGCTATTCGCCGGAGAGCGAGCGCGGATTCAACACCTCCGCGCTGCAATTGGTCGACTGGGTCGGCTCGGCGCTGCTGATCGGCGTCGGCGGTGTGCTGCTGGCCGCGCTGGCCTCGGCGGAGCATCCTGGACCGGCGGTGGCCGTGCTCGCGGTGATCACGATCGGCATCGCCTGTTCGGGTGTTTTTCTCACCGGGCGGTGGCCGGAAAAAGCCTGA
- a CDS encoding lysophospholipid acyltransferase family protein has protein sequence MTHAYMPTSPCGDGCLTEGEPTVSLPRRIFRFGSAIGVLLLALLAAPVMFALRGAARERLVRLIFRGVLRAFGVRLLVHGADDFAAGRGALVVNNHISWLDIVAINAVRPMRALAKKEIASWPLLGTLVRRGGSIFLDRERLSTLPGTMAELADALRSGSLVSVTPEGTTWCGLASGRFTTATFQAAIDGGVPVRPIALRFRLADGRETSRPAFIGPESLIASLSRVAALRGLVLELFICPEIAPGRAVDRRELAALAESAVHSALGTVRIPARKRTRRKVLAAS, from the coding sequence GTGACGCACGCCTACATGCCGACGTCGCCCTGTGGCGACGGATGCCTGACCGAGGGCGAGCCGACGGTTTCGCTGCCGCGCCGGATCTTCCGGTTCGGCAGCGCGATCGGCGTGCTCCTGCTCGCGCTGCTGGCCGCGCCGGTGATGTTCGCGCTGCGCGGCGCCGCCCGCGAACGCCTGGTGCGCTTGATCTTCCGCGGCGTGCTGCGTGCGTTCGGCGTCCGCCTGCTCGTGCACGGCGCCGACGATTTCGCGGCCGGCCGTGGCGCGCTGGTGGTCAACAACCACATCTCGTGGCTCGACATCGTCGCGATCAACGCCGTCCGCCCGATGCGCGCGCTCGCCAAGAAGGAGATCGCGTCGTGGCCGCTGCTGGGCACCCTGGTCCGCCGGGGTGGCAGCATTTTCCTTGACCGCGAACGGCTTTCGACACTTCCGGGCACCATGGCCGAACTCGCCGACGCGCTGCGGTCCGGCTCGCTGGTGAGCGTCACACCGGAAGGCACGACCTGGTGCGGCCTCGCCTCCGGGCGCTTCACGACGGCGACGTTCCAGGCCGCGATCGACGGCGGTGTGCCGGTGCGCCCGATCGCGCTGCGCTTCCGTCTCGCCGACGGCCGTGAGACGAGCCGCCCGGCGTTCATCGGCCCGGAGTCGCTGATCGCCTCGCTGAGCCGGGTCGCCGCGCTGCGCGGCCTGGTGCTGGAACTGTTCATCTGCCCGGAGATCGCGCCCGGCCGCGCGGTCGACCGGCGTGAACTCGCCGCGCTCGCCGAGTCGGCCGTGCACTCGGCGCTCGGCACGGTCCGCATCCCGGCCCGCAAGCGCACCCGCCGCAAGGTCCTCGCGGCCAGCTAG
- a CDS encoding GNAT family N-acetyltransferase encodes MTSSQLLVSTDQAGVELPADAPRYSLLVANDNAEVLAAQRLRHQVFAEEMGARLNSLVDGLDVDRFDEFCDHLVVRDDNTGEIVGTYRMLPPERAVAAGQLYSDSEFDLTALAGLRSSLVETGRSCVHPDHRSGAVVSLVWAGIARYMLLSGHRYLAGCASVPLVDGGSYAAGVWDVLRTKHFSPDSLRVSPLHPWNSGGIERPARSVLPPLIKGYVRLGAQVCGAPALDADFGVADFFVLLDLQKIDERYLKFFLGVQ; translated from the coding sequence ATGACGTCGTCACAGCTACTCGTCAGCACTGATCAGGCGGGTGTCGAGCTCCCGGCCGATGCGCCCCGGTATTCACTCCTCGTAGCCAACGACAACGCCGAAGTCCTTGCCGCGCAAAGACTTCGCCACCAGGTCTTCGCCGAAGAGATGGGCGCGCGGCTCAACTCGCTCGTCGACGGGCTCGACGTGGACCGCTTCGACGAGTTCTGTGACCACCTGGTCGTCCGTGACGACAACACCGGCGAGATCGTCGGCACCTACCGCATGCTGCCGCCCGAGCGGGCCGTCGCGGCCGGACAGTTGTACTCGGACAGTGAGTTCGACCTGACCGCGCTCGCGGGCCTGCGCTCCTCCCTGGTCGAGACCGGCCGCTCGTGCGTGCACCCCGATCACCGTAGCGGCGCCGTCGTCAGCCTCGTCTGGGCGGGCATCGCGCGCTACATGCTGCTCTCGGGTCACCGGTACCTCGCCGGCTGCGCGTCCGTGCCGCTCGTGGACGGCGGAAGCTACGCCGCCGGCGTGTGGGATGTCTTGCGCACCAAGCACTTCTCGCCGGACTCGCTGCGTGTCTCGCCGCTGCACCCGTGGAACTCCGGCGGCATCGAGCGGCCCGCGCGGTCGGTGCTGCCGCCGCTGATCAAGGGTTACGTGCGCCTTGGCGCCCAGGTCTGCGGAGCGCCCGCGCTCGACGCGGACTTCGGGGTGGCGGACTTCTTCGTGTTGCTCGATCTGCAGAAGATCGACGAGCGTTACCTCAAGTTCTTCCTGGGTGTCCAGTGA
- a CDS encoding electron transfer flavoprotein subunit alpha/FixB family protein encodes MAEVLVLVDHADGAVKKVTLELLTAARALGEPSAVVVGSPGTAGKVKEQLAAYGAAKVYVAESDEAASYLVTPKVDALHKLAQQASPAAVLVAATAEGKEVSGRLAARLDSGLLIDVVGVNSDGSVEQSIFGGAFSVKAKAAKGTPIISVRPGGVEAEPAEGAAAEETVELPAIDAAKSAKIVGVEPLVGGDRPELTEASIVVSGGRGVGSAEKFDVVEKLADSLGAAVGASRAAVDSGYYPAQFQVGQTGKTVSPQLYIALGISGAIQHRAGMQTSKTIIAVNKDAEAPIFEIADFGVVGDLFNVAPQLTDAVAARKG; translated from the coding sequence ATGGCTGAAGTTCTCGTTCTCGTCGACCACGCCGACGGCGCGGTCAAGAAGGTCACCCTCGAGCTGCTGACCGCCGCTCGCGCGCTGGGTGAGCCGTCCGCGGTCGTCGTCGGTTCGCCCGGCACCGCGGGCAAGGTCAAGGAGCAGCTCGCCGCTTACGGCGCCGCGAAGGTCTACGTCGCGGAGTCCGACGAGGCCGCCTCCTACCTGGTGACCCCGAAGGTCGACGCGCTGCACAAGCTGGCTCAGCAGGCCTCCCCGGCCGCCGTGCTGGTCGCCGCCACCGCCGAGGGCAAGGAGGTGTCGGGCCGCCTCGCCGCGCGCCTGGACTCCGGTCTGCTCATCGACGTCGTCGGCGTGAACTCCGACGGCTCCGTCGAGCAGTCCATCTTCGGTGGCGCGTTCTCCGTGAAGGCCAAGGCCGCCAAGGGAACCCCGATCATCTCGGTGCGCCCCGGTGGCGTCGAGGCGGAGCCCGCTGAGGGTGCCGCCGCCGAGGAGACCGTCGAGCTGCCCGCGATCGACGCGGCCAAGTCCGCCAAGATCGTCGGCGTCGAGCCGCTGGTCGGCGGCGACCGTCCCGAGCTGACCGAGGCGTCGATCGTCGTCTCCGGTGGCCGCGGTGTCGGTTCGGCCGAGAAGTTCGACGTCGTCGAGAAGCTGGCCGACTCGCTCGGCGCGGCTGTCGGCGCGTCGCGCGCGGCCGTCGACTCCGGCTACTACCCGGCGCAGTTCCAGGTCGGCCAGACCGGCAAGACGGTCTCGCCGCAGCTGTACATCGCGCTCGGCATCTCCGGCGCGATCCAGCACCGCGCGGGCATGCAGACCTCGAAGACGATCATCGCGGTCAACAAGGACGCGGAGGCGCCGATCTTCGAGATCGCCGACTTCGGCGTGGTGGGCGACCTGTTCAACGTCGCGCCGCAGCTGACCGACGCGGTGGCCGCCCGCAAGGGCTGA
- a CDS encoding electron transfer flavoprotein subunit beta yields MTNIVVLVKQVPDTYSERKLSESDHTLDRESADAVLDEINERAVEEALKIKEAGEGEVTVLAVGPSRATDAIRKALSMGADKAIHVSDDALHGSDLLATAKVIAAAIRKVEGVDLVIAGNEASDGRGGAVPAIVAELLGLPQLTHARELTVDGSTVKVKRETADEGLTHLEASLPALVSVTEKINEPRYPSFKGIMAAKKKPVETLSVADLGVDAGEVGLGNAWSSVVEASPKPPRTAGQRVEDEGDGGTKVAEYLVGQKLI; encoded by the coding sequence ATGACGAACATCGTTGTCCTGGTCAAGCAGGTGCCTGACACCTACTCGGAGCGCAAGCTCTCCGAATCCGACCACACACTCGACCGTGAGTCCGCCGACGCGGTGCTCGACGAGATCAACGAGCGCGCCGTCGAGGAGGCGCTCAAGATCAAGGAAGCCGGCGAAGGCGAAGTGACCGTGCTCGCCGTCGGCCCGTCGCGCGCCACCGACGCCATCCGCAAGGCCCTGTCCATGGGCGCGGACAAGGCGATCCACGTTTCCGACGACGCGCTGCACGGCTCCGACCTGCTGGCCACGGCCAAGGTCATCGCCGCCGCGATCCGCAAGGTCGAAGGCGTCGACCTGGTCATCGCGGGCAACGAGGCCTCCGACGGCCGCGGTGGCGCCGTCCCGGCGATCGTCGCCGAGCTGCTCGGCCTGCCGCAGCTGACCCACGCGCGTGAGCTGACCGTCGACGGCTCGACCGTGAAGGTCAAGCGCGAGACCGCGGACGAGGGCCTCACACACCTCGAGGCGAGCCTGCCCGCGCTGGTCTCCGTCACCGAGAAGATCAACGAGCCGCGGTACCCGTCCTTCAAGGGCATCATGGCCGCCAAGAAGAAGCCGGTCGAAACGTTGTCCGTCGCCGACCTCGGTGTCGACGCCGGCGAGGTCGGCCTCGGCAACGCGTGGTCGTCGGTCGTCGAGGCCTCGCCGAAGCCGCCGCGCACCGCGGGGCAGCGCGTCGAGGACGAAGGCGACGGCGGCACGAAGGTCGCCGAGTACCTCGTCGGTCAGAAGCTCATCTGA
- a CDS encoding DegV family protein, which produces MPAHVAVITDSTACLPEHLAAQWGVTVVQVQLQVGASMDDEHRVGRQDLIEAMKGGTPVATAPPDTGAFFWAFQEAASSGASSVVSIHLSGRMSATVQAAREAASQVRIPVHVLDSHTTGMSLGFAAISAARAAGAGAQARRVIDAAEQRFRTSTEFIYVDTLEYLRRGGRIGGAQAWIGTKFAIKPVLTVREGEVAPLARVPGARRAISKMTDLAVAAAAGRQVDIAVTRFGSDERFAELSADLVKRIPNVHENHLVEASAIIGAHVGPGALGITVSPVGG; this is translated from the coding sequence ATGCCCGCCCACGTCGCTGTGATCACGGACTCCACCGCCTGCCTACCCGAACATCTCGCCGCCCAGTGGGGCGTCACCGTCGTGCAGGTCCAACTGCAGGTCGGGGCCTCCATGGACGACGAACACCGGGTCGGCAGACAGGACCTGATCGAGGCCATGAAGGGGGGAACGCCGGTCGCCACGGCACCGCCGGACACCGGCGCGTTCTTCTGGGCGTTCCAGGAAGCGGCGAGTTCCGGCGCCAGTTCGGTGGTAAGTATCCACCTGTCGGGACGGATGTCCGCGACCGTCCAGGCCGCCCGCGAAGCCGCGAGCCAGGTACGCATTCCCGTCCACGTGCTGGACAGCCACACGACCGGCATGAGCCTCGGGTTCGCCGCGATTTCGGCCGCGCGTGCCGCGGGCGCCGGCGCGCAGGCCCGCCGGGTCATCGACGCCGCCGAGCAGCGTTTCCGCACCAGCACCGAGTTCATCTACGTCGACACCCTCGAATACCTGCGCCGCGGCGGCCGGATCGGCGGCGCGCAGGCGTGGATCGGCACGAAGTTCGCCATCAAGCCCGTGCTGACCGTGCGCGAGGGCGAAGTCGCGCCACTCGCCCGCGTTCCCGGTGCGCGACGGGCGATTTCGAAGATGACCGACCTGGCCGTCGCGGCCGCCGCCGGCAGGCAGGTCGACATCGCGGTCACCCGCTTCGGCTCGGACGAGCGCTTCGCCGAACTGTCCGCCGACCTGGTGAAACGCATCCCGAACGTGCACGAGAACCACCTCGTCGAGGCCAGCGCGATCATCGGCGCTCATGTCGGCCCCGGCGCGCTGGGCATCACCGTCTCGCCCGTTGGCGGCTGA
- a CDS encoding ATP-binding protein, which yields MSKDLAELLGTQETVNLEFKQSGKDRDKLRKAICALANDLGHKGVGHLLIGVNDKGQPVDDVDVSDRELLRLTDLRDEGQILDRPSMTVESAIFAGRPIVHIEVKASSTPPVRFKGITWVRPGPTTREATRDDERILSERRRAADVPYDSRALETATLEDLDLALFRSDYLPSFVAPEVIEENGRTAEQQLASLGLTNLQGNPTVLGLLTLGVNPSAHIPGAYVQFIRYQGDDLDAAVADDQEMRSNLIGTATRLGAVLRGHLHTRLEEGEDFREEQKPDYPFEALREVCMNAIMHRNYENSNAPVRIAWFNDRIEVTNPGGPFGQVRNDNFERVNDYRNPSLAAAMKSLNYVNRFGRGIGRIQASLKRNGNPQPRFDVDDSSWSVTLWRTK from the coding sequence ATGAGCAAAGATCTCGCAGAACTGCTAGGCACCCAGGAGACTGTCAACCTGGAGTTCAAGCAGTCTGGAAAGGATCGCGACAAGCTCCGGAAGGCGATCTGCGCACTGGCCAACGATCTAGGACACAAAGGCGTCGGGCACTTGCTCATCGGCGTGAACGACAAAGGTCAGCCTGTGGATGATGTGGACGTCAGCGACCGCGAGCTTTTGAGACTCACGGACCTTCGCGACGAAGGCCAGATCCTCGACAGGCCTTCGATGACGGTCGAGTCCGCCATTTTTGCCGGTAGGCCGATCGTACATATCGAGGTGAAAGCCTCTTCGACGCCTCCTGTTCGCTTCAAGGGCATTACCTGGGTTAGACCCGGGCCAACAACGCGAGAAGCAACACGTGACGACGAGCGCATCCTGAGCGAGCGCCGACGCGCTGCGGACGTGCCATACGACAGTCGCGCCCTAGAAACAGCAACTCTTGAGGACCTCGATCTCGCACTGTTCCGATCCGACTATTTGCCATCATTTGTGGCCCCAGAAGTCATTGAAGAGAATGGGCGAACAGCAGAACAACAGCTTGCATCGTTGGGACTAACAAATCTTCAAGGCAACCCGACCGTACTTGGTTTACTTACACTTGGAGTTAATCCAAGCGCACACATACCCGGCGCTTACGTGCAGTTCATTCGGTATCAAGGGGACGATCTTGATGCAGCCGTCGCAGATGATCAAGAAATGCGCTCCAATCTCATTGGAACCGCGACCCGACTCGGCGCAGTACTACGCGGACACTTGCACACAAGACTCGAAGAGGGGGAAGATTTTCGGGAGGAACAAAAACCCGACTATCCCTTTGAAGCCCTTCGGGAAGTGTGCATGAACGCCATCATGCACAGAAACTACGAAAATTCAAACGCACCCGTGCGTATCGCCTGGTTCAACGACCGAATTGAAGTCACCAACCCAGGAGGCCCCTTCGGGCAGGTGCGAAATGATAACTTCGAAAGGGTCAATGACTATCGAAATCCCTCCCTTGCCGCAGCAATGAAGTCCCTCAACTACGTCAACCGTTTTGGCCGAGGAATCGGCCGAATACAGGCCTCACTGAAGCGGAACGGAAATCCACAACCACGGTTCGACGTCGACGACTCGTCATGGTCCGTCACCCTTTGGAGGACCAAATGA
- a CDS encoding ParA family protein: MTSVALFNNKGGVGKTTLTYHLAHMLQRLGHRVLAVDLDPQSNLTAQFLDEEDLAELWHEPQSPAWPDSTPRQAKLVGPVSSTTGTIATAVAPIREGLGDIDTPAPIEITDGLWLLPGDLELSAFEDKLSETWPKCFTGDKAALRTTTAFHRIIDAARTTVEANLVLIDVGPNLGAINRAALLSADTVLTPLAADLFSLRGLHNLGPTLRSWRGTWQDIVLPNVPKSIAAPPGIMQPLGYVIMQPIMRLDRPVRAYRRWLDRIPAVYSSAVLGEPGEAADSSYEVATLKNYQSLMPLAHDARKPMFDLRSADGALGSTQTYVQKCYQDFQTLARKLLDRLEATE, translated from the coding sequence ATGACATCCGTTGCATTGTTCAACAACAAGGGCGGCGTAGGCAAGACAACATTGACCTACCATCTCGCCCACATGCTTCAGCGCCTCGGACATCGAGTGTTGGCCGTGGATCTCGATCCACAGTCAAATCTCACAGCACAGTTTCTAGACGAGGAAGATCTCGCCGAACTTTGGCACGAACCTCAAAGCCCAGCTTGGCCAGACTCAACACCTCGACAAGCGAAGCTCGTCGGCCCCGTCTCTAGCACAACCGGAACGATTGCTACCGCAGTAGCGCCGATCCGCGAAGGACTAGGAGACATCGATACACCTGCACCTATCGAAATAACGGACGGCTTATGGCTCCTTCCTGGCGATCTTGAGCTTAGCGCTTTTGAAGATAAGCTCTCAGAAACTTGGCCCAAGTGCTTCACCGGCGACAAGGCCGCCCTCCGAACAACAACCGCATTTCACAGAATTATCGACGCAGCAAGAACCACAGTCGAAGCAAACTTGGTCCTGATTGACGTCGGCCCCAATTTAGGCGCAATCAATAGGGCAGCACTCCTGTCAGCAGATACCGTCCTTACACCCCTAGCCGCAGATCTATTCTCGTTACGCGGCTTGCACAACCTCGGCCCCACCTTACGCAGCTGGCGTGGAACCTGGCAAGATATTGTACTGCCAAATGTTCCAAAGTCGATCGCTGCACCTCCAGGAATAATGCAGCCATTAGGCTACGTAATTATGCAGCCCATCATGCGACTCGACCGACCAGTCCGAGCGTATCGACGCTGGCTGGATCGAATTCCAGCAGTTTACTCCTCTGCAGTCCTCGGAGAGCCGGGCGAGGCGGCAGATTCTTCATATGAGGTCGCGACGCTCAAGAACTACCAAAGCCTTATGCCACTAGCTCACGATGCGCGAAAACCCATGTTTGATCTTCGCTCAGCCGACGGCGCGCTTGGAAGCACTCAAACCTACGTACAAAAGTGCTATCAAGATTTTCAGACACTAGCTCGCAAGCTGTTAGATAGGCTTGAAGCGACCGAATGA
- a CDS encoding DegV family protein, which translates to MKRPNDTTNSRRAISKMTDLAVAAAAGRQVDIAVTRFGSDERFAELSADLVKRIPNVHENHLVEASAIIGAHVGPGALGITVSPVGG; encoded by the coding sequence TTGAAGCGACCGAATGATACAACGAATTCCCGCCGGGCGATTTCGAAGATGACCGACCTGGCCGTCGCGGCCGCCGCCGGCAGGCAGGTCGACATCGCGGTCACCCGCTTCGGCTCGGACGAGCGCTTCGCCGAACTGTCCGCCGACCTGGTGAAACGCATCCCGAACGTGCACGAGAACCACCTCGTCGAGGCCAGCGCGATCATCGGCGCGCATGTCGGCCCCGGCGCGCTGGGCATCACCGTCTCGCCCGTTGGCGGCTGA
- a CDS encoding TetR/AcrR family transcriptional regulator, translating into MPEPSKDRADRILDAAAALLIRYGYRKVTVEDVARQAGIGKGTVYLHWRTKEKLFEAVILRGYIELAGELLDRVREDPAEVVPHRFLRASYLATMRRPLMLALLTGDSSELLGSLKRDSSYQAQETIVGDRFADMMAARGLIRPDVPHVQYALQAVGAGFYLVDNVSEDGTGLTLEGKADLLAYTVRSAFEPAEPADPAAVAATAAELVTLLEGLLSIYHKGIYAEPG; encoded by the coding sequence ATGCCAGAACCATCGAAGGACCGGGCGGACCGGATCCTGGACGCGGCGGCCGCGCTGCTGATCCGCTACGGCTACCGGAAGGTGACCGTCGAGGACGTCGCCAGGCAGGCGGGCATCGGCAAGGGCACGGTCTATCTGCATTGGCGCACCAAGGAAAAACTGTTCGAAGCCGTGATTCTGCGCGGCTACATCGAGCTGGCAGGCGAACTGCTCGACCGGGTCAGGGAAGATCCGGCCGAGGTCGTGCCACACCGGTTCCTGCGCGCGTCCTATCTGGCCACCATGCGGCGCCCGCTCATGCTCGCGCTGCTCACCGGCGACAGCAGTGAGCTGCTCGGCTCACTGAAGCGCGATTCCTCTTATCAGGCACAGGAAACGATCGTCGGCGACCGCTTCGCCGACATGATGGCCGCGCGCGGGCTGATCCGGCCCGACGTGCCGCACGTGCAGTACGCGCTGCAAGCCGTCGGCGCCGGTTTCTATCTCGTCGACAACGTCAGCGAAGACGGCACCGGGCTGACGCTGGAGGGCAAAGCCGACCTGCTGGCGTACACGGTGCGCAGTGCGTTCGAGCCTGCCGAACCGGCGGACCCGGCCGCCGTCGCGGCGACCGCGGCCGAGCTGGTCACGCTGCTCGAAGGCTTGCTTTCCATCTACCACAAGGGAATTTACGCCGAGCCCGGCTGA